GATCTTCCCTCAAGGCTGTTTTGTACGGCCGGTGTGCATCCGCATCAAGCCCGCGACTGGACCGACGAACTGGCCGGCGAAATACGCCGCCTGGCGCAAGCTGAGTGCGTGAAAGCGATTGGCGAGTGCGGCCTGGATTACAATCGTGATTTTTCGCCGCGGCCTCAACAGGTCAAGGCACTGGAGCAGCAGCTGCAACTAGCTGTAGAGCTGCGACTACCAGTGTTCCTGCATGAGCGCGACGCCAGCACAGTATTGGCTGAGATACTCAAGGATTACCGCGATCATTTGCCGGCAGCTGTAGTCCACTGTTTTACCGGCGAAAAGTCTGCATTGCACGCCTATCTGGACCTGGATCTGCACATCGGCATCACGGGCTGGATCTGTGATGAACGACGTGGCACGCATCTGCAACAGTTGGTCGCCAACATCCCTGCCGGGCGTCTGATGCTGGAAACGGACGCTCCGTGGCTGTTACCGCGCACACTGCGACCCAAGCCAAAAAAGGGCCGCAACGAGCCGGCTTTTCTTCTTGAAGTAGCCGGCCTGGTGGCCAGTTGCCGTGGGGAAACACTGGAGCAACTTGCCGAGCATACTACCCGGTGCGCTCGTACTTTTTTCGACTTACCCGCGAACCATAGCCTGCAACCCAGCTAAACTCCGCTACGCTGTGAGTAGCATTTCCTGGTCAGGTTGCCTAGATGGCTCGACATACCTCCGCTGCGTTGGTCCCATCCGCCTGGGTGCTATTGGCAGTCAGCACACTGGTCGCCCTGACTCTCGGGGTTGGTCTGGCGATCTTTCACTACCAGCAGCAGAGCAAGGTCATTCTCAATACCGGCGAGACGCTCTTCCGCCATATCAGCCAGCAACTTGAAACAGAACTTCTGCGCCTTTATCAGCCACCGGCCCAGGCCCTCAATCTGTTGGCCCTGAGCGATCTTTCAAGCACAATTTCGCTGGAGCAGCGGCTGAATTATTTGCCCCAGTTGGCCCAGGTACTGATAGACAATCCTCAGCTCAATTCGCTTTACCAGGGCTGGCCGACCGGCGACTATATGATGCTCAGACCGTTGCGCACACCGAGCCTGCGCACGCGCTTCAACGCCCCCTTTGAAGCGGTCTGGATGGTATGGCATATCCAGATGGGTCCAGAAGCAGGCAAGGCGGTGCACCTGTTTTACGACGAGCAGTTGCAGATACTGGAGCAACGCGAGCTGTTCAACGACGGCTACGATCCCCGCCAACGTCTGTGGTACAGCCAGGCACGCGGCAGCGGCGCGCAGATCATCACCACGCCCTACATCTTTTTTTCCACCAGCGAATTCGGCACTACCCTGGCCCGGCCGACAATCAGCGGCAGCGTACTCGGCGCGGATCTCACGCTCGGCCAGCTTTCGCACACCCTGGCCAAACTGCAGCTGACCGCACATTCACAGCTGTTGCTCTATGATCCTGAGGGCACGGTCATCGCTTACCATGATGTCGCCCGCATTCTCAACGTTGCCCAGGGCACAGCGCTGCGCCTCAAAGGCTTCAACGAACTGGGCAGTACGCTGCTGGCCCGCCTGGCCGAAGATGGCTATAACCAGGAGCGGCTGACGAGTCTGGTGCTGGAAGGCCAACGCTGGACCCTGTCACAGAGCCGCATAGACCTTGCCGGGCTACCGGAAACCTACCTGGCCATCCTGGTCCCCGAGCGCGAGTTATTGGCCGAGGCCTACCGCATACGCCGACACAGTGTGTGGATCACCTTGATCGCCAGTCTGGTGCTTCTGCCTCTCGCCTGGTTATTTATTACGCGGCTAACGCGACGGCGCGGATGACTAAATGCCCTGAGCCCCTTGGACTTCGTCTGCAATTGGGTGATGATGGCCAAGACTGCTTTTTTGAGCCTCGCCAGCATATTAGAGCAGGCCATATGACACCCTGGAGTAACCGCTAATTATGTTCTTTTCACTGCGCTATTCATTGCGCCGCCTGTTACCTGCCACCGCCTTACTGTTGAGCACTACTGTGCTGGCCGCTGACCTGAGCAGCCTGCCAAGCCAGGTCCGCAGTTCACTGGACAGCGCCCGAATTCCGAGCACCGCCATGTCACTGGCCATCATTCCGCTGGAAGGCCAGGGCGTCGCACAATATGTAAATGCTGATCAGGAGGTCAATCCAGCTTCAACAATGAAACTGGTGACCACCTATGCCGCACTGGAACTGCTCGGACCAACCTATCAATGGCGCACCTCACTGCACGGTACCGGGCCAATAGAAAACGGCGTCCTTCAAGGCGACCTGGTGTACCGCAGCAGCGGCGATCCGAAGGTGACACTTGAGCGCATGTGGACACTGCTGCGTGATCTGCGCGCTGCCGGGGTGAAGGAAGTGCGCGGTGATCTGGTGCTGCAGCCGGCTGATATGCGCATGCCATTGAATGCGCAACCCTTCCCGGATGACGGCAACGACCCCAGCAAGCCCTTTCTGGTCGAGCCCGACCCACTGCTGACCAACCTCAAGGTGCTGACACTGAGCAGCTATGGCGAGCGCGGTGGCGTACGTATCCATCTCGAACCGGCGCTCCCCGAAGTGACCATCGACAACCAGCTCAAGCTGCTGCCAAAAGTCAGTTCCTGCCCGTGGCCCAACATCGCCTATGCAATCAAGGACCAGGGCACCCAGGCGCAGGTCACCCTGACCGGGGCCCTGCATGAAGGTTGTTCGGTACAGCGCTATATGTCTGCGTTGAATGCGGCCACCTATACAGGCAGCGCGTTGCGCTCGTTGTGGCAGGAGATGGGCGGCAAGATCAGCGGCACCACACGCGTCGGTTACATGCCCAGTGGTGCACAGCAGCTGGCTTATAACGATTCCGCCGATCTGGTCAGCATCATTCGCGACATCAACAAGTTCAGCAACAACACCATGGCCCGCCAGCTGTTCCTGGCGATCGGCCGTGACCAGCGTGCCCCGGGCGATGTGGATGACTACCAGGCCGCGGTCCGCAGCAT
This genomic stretch from Halopseudomonas pelagia harbors:
- a CDS encoding TatD family hydrolase; this translates as MEWIDIGVNLTDTTFDHDQQAVLDRAWQADISQMILTATSLATSHQVQQLCNDLPSRLFCTAGVHPHQARDWTDELAGEIRRLAQAECVKAIGECGLDYNRDFSPRPQQVKALEQQLQLAVELRLPVFLHERDASTVLAEILKDYRDHLPAAVVHCFTGEKSALHAYLDLDLHIGITGWICDERRGTHLQQLVANIPAGRLMLETDAPWLLPRTLRPKPKKGRNEPAFLLEVAGLVASCRGETLEQLAEHTTRCARTFFDLPANHSLQPS
- the dacB gene encoding D-alanyl-D-alanine carboxypeptidase/D-alanyl-D-alanine-endopeptidase, whose amino-acid sequence is MFFSLRYSLRRLLPATALLLSTTVLAADLSSLPSQVRSSLDSARIPSTAMSLAIIPLEGQGVAQYVNADQEVNPASTMKLVTTYAALELLGPTYQWRTSLHGTGPIENGVLQGDLVYRSSGDPKVTLERMWTLLRDLRAAGVKEVRGDLVLQPADMRMPLNAQPFPDDGNDPSKPFLVEPDPLLTNLKVLTLSSYGERGGVRIHLEPALPEVTIDNQLKLLPKVSSCPWPNIAYAIKDQGTQAQVTLTGALHEGCSVQRYMSALNAATYTGSALRSLWQEMGGKISGTTRVGYMPSGAQQLAYNDSADLVSIIRDINKFSNNTMARQLFLAIGRDQRAPGDVDDYQAAVRSIDEWMSRKGMRPKGLVLENGSGLSRVERMTARDLAMLLEHAWKSPYAAEFIASMPLAAMDGTMRRRMLNTPVAGRAHIKTGSLRSVRAIAGITQDANGKSWAVAAIVNHPAAGASRQALDRVLTDVHRRSSTEMATNQ
- a CDS encoding cache domain-containing protein, producing MARHTSAALVPSAWVLLAVSTLVALTLGVGLAIFHYQQQSKVILNTGETLFRHISQQLETELLRLYQPPAQALNLLALSDLSSTISLEQRLNYLPQLAQVLIDNPQLNSLYQGWPTGDYMMLRPLRTPSLRTRFNAPFEAVWMVWHIQMGPEAGKAVHLFYDEQLQILEQRELFNDGYDPRQRLWYSQARGSGAQIITTPYIFFSTSEFGTTLARPTISGSVLGADLTLGQLSHTLAKLQLTAHSQLLLYDPEGTVIAYHDVARILNVAQGTALRLKGFNELGSTLLARLAEDGYNQERLTSLVLEGQRWTLSQSRIDLAGLPETYLAILVPERELLAEAYRIRRHSVWITLIASLVLLPLAWLFITRLTRRRG